In the genome of Arachis stenosperma cultivar V10309 chromosome 6, arast.V10309.gnm1.PFL2, whole genome shotgun sequence, the window TGGTGGTGCAACCATACAATTCGTTGTTAACACTCAAGCGACTAAAGCTTAATGCGGATTGTGTTGTAGTTCTTGACAATACTGCATTGAATAGGATTGCTGTGGAACGGCTTCATTTATCGAACCCAACATTTGCTCAAACTAATTCCTTAGTTTCTACAGTGATGTCTGCCAGCACAACCACTCTTCGATATCCGGGATACATGAATAATGATTTGGTTGGTCTTCTTGCCTCATTGATTCCCACGCCAAGATGCCATTTTCTAATGACAGGATATACCCCTTTGACAGTGGAGCGTCAGGTGAGACCATTATATCTGTTTTTCTTATATAAGTTATCtttgaagaataaaatattagtcTAGTTAATGTCTTCTAAATTTTTCTGTTGTTAACTTGTTGGACTTGAAGAATCTTACAGAGAATCATTGAATTAATCTCACTATCTTACACACTCTATCTCTCCTCTTTCCTCCCATTTTACCCTCCTTTTGTAATTTAATTAGGATATAGATAAGTTGCTGCCTAATTGTGATTTCCTATTACACTTCAATGAAACATTTAAAAGTTTGATGATATCTACTTGCAGGCTAATGTAATTCGTAAAACCACTGTACTCGATGTTATGAGAAGACTTTTACAGGTATAATTACTACATGAACAAAGCGTCAAACAAAATTCCTGTGTTCTACCGACTAAAACTTCAATTGACAGGCAAAGAATATTATGGTGTCTTCATATGCTCGGACGAAAGATGCCAGCCAAGCAAAATATATATCAATTCTGAATATCATTCAAGGAGAAGTTGACCCAACTCAGGTATGATAAGCAGCATTAATAGCATTTCCTGGATATTGTCGGTTTGCAAAGTGAAATTGTTATTAAAacaatagaaaaacaaaaataagaatTGCTAGTCATCTAGCTGTTTGGCCTTGTGATAAAATTTTGCTTTCCAGGAtcaaattttcttaaaaaagtAGTGAGAGCGATTTTGTGAAAGTCAGTTTTGTCTAAACATCCTTATCCTTGAGAATTTAAAATGAGCTTATTTGAAACTTAAAATGACATTTCTTTCTGATTTTTCTCCCCTGATAAATGAAATTTGCAGGTGCAGCCTGCTTTGATTGACTTGTTCATAGCTAAAAATATGGTTCTAATATACAAGTATTTTAACAGTTTATCTCTCTGGATTTAGGTTCATGAAAGTTTACAGAGGATTCGTGAAAGAAAGCTAGTGAACTTTATTGAGTGGGGTCCTGCAAGTATTCaggtctctctctctctcttgtgTTGTGGCAGTGCAAATTGAAGTTTTAGGCTTTTAGCAGCTGCATCAATTTGTCTCCTTTATATTACACACGTGATCTCGTCTTGTTTCCTGAACATCTGATAGGTTGCTCTATCTAGAAAGTCACCATATATTCAGACTGCACACCGGGTATGACCTCTTTAATTTCAAGTTTtcaacccccccccccccctctctctctctctctctctcttgttattgttgttgttgttgttgttatgtGTGTGTGTATGATGTTTCTTTCAATTTATGTGATTGTATTGGAGAAAAACCAATATACCTTTTGAAAATGCTTAATAGTCTGAAGTTAACAAGAAATCAGTTAGGAAATAACATAATATCATCCATTTTATAGGTCAGTGGTCTTATGTTGGCAAACCATACTAGCATCCGACATCTTTTCAGTAGGTGTTTGAGCCAGTACGAGAAGTTGAGAAAGAAACAAGCCTTTCTAGATAACTACCGGAAGTTCCCAATGTTTGCGGTAAGTGCCAATTTCATGTGTACGATCTGATCAGTCTTTTGAACTCCACTGCTGCGTTTGTCAAATATGCTTTTGGTTTGTACCACCTTCTTGTAGATTCTTGTTATTCAAATCTAATATCAGTGAAAAATGTACAGGATAATGACCTCTCAGAATTTGATGAATCAAGGGATGAAGTTGAGGCTTTGGTTGATGAATATAAGGCCTGTGAGTCCCCAGATTATGTCAAATGGGGAATGGAGGTAGATTCTCTACTAGCCAACTTCCAATTTTAAGTTCATGTAGCATATTGCAAatggttttatttatttatttatttttcttatatagGACATGAACAATATGCTAACAGCAGAAGGCAGTGCTACATGATCCCTAGATCCAATATTAGTAGTGTGAAGACTCCACGCAACCCAAGGTAAGTTAATTTTTTAGGCTTTGACTTGTTGTAAAATCATTCAACAATTTACACTTGGGGAGAAGAATACAATGTCAATGATAATTTATAAACACATGCGTGCCCGCGCATACACTTCCTTGTAGTGCAAAATAAGAGGCCAACAAATGTCTAAAGATACTTCTCACAATCCTGAACCAAATTATTGCAGGCACTACTATAAGGGAGGGAACTGAAGACTTTATGTAAGCTGGGAGAGGTTTCTGATGAGCATTTTCAACTGTTTTGGGGCTTCAATGGTTTGCAGTGTGATAATTTTGGTTTGTATGGTCTGTTGATAATCATTTGGACATCCAACCAAGCGAGAATTAGTACAGATTCTCACTGTATTAATTCGTTTTAGGAATATTATATGACTGATTGATCACTGATGCTTAGGAAATTAGGAATCACATTTTATTACCTGGATCGCTACTTTAGAATGAATGttgaatatttaaattgatGTGGTGCATATAGTTACTTGATTCAGATTTGCATGTTATACGGTCCTCTTGAACTGGTCTTGAGTTCCTCGATTATGAACACCGTGATTGGTGGTGTTTGtctcttaaataattaaatttcgAAAGGGACTTCAATTCCAACTTTcaagtgaaaaaggaaaaagaaatccATTCTATTATGGTGAACCAATAATACCCCGTGTATTTTTACTTAGAAACCTAACCGTTATATGTACAAAAATATAGTTCCCAAAATGTACTGCAAGAATATTGAATGCTTGGATTGGGTGGCGTGATTCATTCCCGAAAAGTCATATCGTGAGTTATGGGCACATGGCATGTTTCTCCTTGCATGTTCACTGTTCAGTTCACCGTTACACATGCCATTAGTTATGGTGTTTTTTCACGTTCGAACAACATATTTTGCAATAAACCAGATTGGAGAATATAAAAGAGTCTTTCCTTTTGCTTACATGGTGAAGAACACGTAAGAACAGAGATATCTTGGGATACCACTTGCAATGTTATGAGTGAATACCCAACATTAATTGCCGACCCTGATCCATCTTAAGGTTAATAAACCGAAGTAGTTGACCACCAATttaagagaagagaaaaatgtGTCAAAACTGCCAAAACGCTAGAAAGCGGAGGAAACAGGGAATCCAAAGCAACTTAGGctatatactttttttcttaaaCAGACACATTAAAGACTACATCAAAAATCAGTCAATTTAGGAAATATAAATCAAGGGTAAACAAAAACTCGGTgaatattctaatatatatttgaCTGATGGGGAAAACAGAAGAGGTAACTACCGCATGGCCCTTGTTAGCGGCAATTCAAAAGAACGTGCGTGGTCCCCATATTAGAAGGAAGAAAGACACTCAAGTATTTACCAAATCAGTTCACTCACTACAATTGAGTTTCTATATAAATGTGATATCATATCAGTGTATGCAGATTGCTAATCACATAGTATCGAATTGATACTTGGTTTTGGGGTTCTGAAGTTTCCACATTGTCTCAGCCTCTCTTGACAGTATTGGTTGTGAAAGCACccaagaagagaagaaaagaaaatgacaTTTCTCATAGCTCTTGCTTCTTCTTGGTCAGGTGTTTTGGCCTTATATACTCTTCTTGCCATCTTTCAACCAGCTATTATTGAAGCCCAATCCCTTTCTCCTGCACCTGCACCTGCTCCCACCAGAGATGGTGACTATCCCTTTTTCTTACCTCCTTTTTCATTTGATTTCTGAACTTAGGCATATCATAGAGTGTAAGGTTGCCTTCAAAGGCATTGCATTTGGAATTTTGTATTAGAAAAATGTTGTTATTAATTAATGTGTTTGCTATTAAACAGGTACTTCAATAGACCAAGGAATTGCCTACGTGCTTATGCTTGTGGCATTGGTTCTCACATACCTCATCCACCCTCTTAATACCTCTTTCTACAATTTGTGAATTATCCGTTTCCCTACTCTCTTGTATTTTTACCCTCATAGAAAGTGAACATAGTAGGGATCGATGTTTTTTAATTTCCCATGCTCTTAGGCTGAATTGTTGATGCTGGGGTTGTTATCAATGTGTTTGATGCGATgctaattttattctttttttagtttctaataCCTTTCATATAACCGTTCATATCGTTTCaatgtttataattaaaataattaaaaatccaTCAGCATAATTTAAGAGAGTAAAATCTAACATAATATAGTTGAAAAGTTATGACCTTCCGTACATTTTTTGCTCTTTGAAACATTGGAAAATAACCAGcttcaaattttaaatgttACTACTGCCAAATTCAAACGCATGCTACCACTTCAAAATCGTCCATATGTGTCTCATTTAGAACAAACTTCTTCATCGACGAAAAACGAGTTGGAAATTTAAATGCAGCTAACTTTATgtgaaattaatagttaaaaattatttgataatttaaCATGCTCGACTAAATTATCTTTAACTACCAACTTCACAAGAAGGCCACTGCACCGaaatttccaaaaaaaaaaaaacaaattccATGAAAAATTGTATCTTCAACAACATTCACAAACAGATTTACAGATCTTAAACTTTCGGCGAGTAAATGAATTGGACTTATGATAACGTGACAAAGATGTACTATTACAAGAATTTTGTGAATTCGCAGTATTTATTctataaaaagaaaagagaaccACCTATTTTTCACTGCAAGCTTATCACTTTCCAGTTAGAAGCCGACTCATGGTCTCAAATTGTACATAGGCACTTATTGACTCTCCTTTAAAAAACGTTGCAAAtgcaataactaaaaaaatgttaaaaagcCTGTGCCCAAAAGGAAGTCCTATGCATGTGGAGGACAATTAATGGATCATTCCATCATCACTTATTAGGAGGTGCCAACTCTAGCATGTTCTGTTTTGCCAGTTGACCCTAACTTATTGATATGTCAGAAACATCTTTGGTCTTCTGGGATCTAGTTTGGTGTCTTTGATGTATTCTACACTATTACCCTATAGCTTCAAAAAGTAGAATTCGAAGTTTTGAACCATTCCAGCAAATAAGACTCAATGATGAATGCAAGTATATGTTACGATGAAGTCTTCTGTCTACGATGCAAGGCATGCTTGACAACTTCATAGAAGGAGACAACTATACCAACTGATGGACCGGCACGGCCTACACGGGGACCAACACCTGTGAATAGCCCTCTCAATCCTCCATCCCTGTCCCAAGAAGAAATGTTCCAATGTCGGTCCAAAGCTTATGTGCTAAATGTAATGATATGGGGGACCAGTCATCAGCTTATAAAAATGCACCTACCTCCAAATCTCTATCAGTGTTGTTCTTGTTGTCATCTTTAATGCCCTTTCACGATCCTTCTGTGAAAATGCAAAAGGGATCATGTTAGAGAACATGGAATACTCAAAGGCTCAAACTATGAGTTCATTATTAATGTGCAGTAATTAAATGCATAcgttctaaaataaaaattagtaatCAGGACGGGGAAAAAGAATTACAGCAAACCATTACGAAAAGTTAATGcaaagaataatttttaatcaTCATGCATTAAAGAGGGTCAATTATGCAACTATACAGGTTTGTCTGAGACAAACCAAACCTCAACAGCTTACTAATGCATAAATATTCCAGCTGCATTCCACTTACATTcaaattttcatcattttctAAATCCAATGAACATATTAGCATATAAAGGCAGACATTTGAAAAGTGTCCCCACAGACCCAAAAGTAATCATTGAATAAGTCTGTATTACTTGTATACATGGCATATCTAATTGTGTCTACGGCTTAGCTAATTGGATTTAAGAGCCAAATTAGCATAATGATGCTGCAAGTTTGATTTTAGCCAGCAATTTGTGCTGTATCTAATTTCAGCTAGTTAGCTACTTCAATTGATGATCTACCCAGCCTGACCCGGTCAGGAGCCTGTCTTGGCTGGTCAAACAGGCAAACACTAGTGCCAGTCTGCCTGGCAGACCTGACTAGAGGTCTGTCCTGGCTGGCAAGACACTAGGGCCAGTCTGCCCAGCCTGACTTTGCTAGAGGCCTGTCCTGGCCACCCAGGCTGTAGGGCTACTCTGCCTGGTCAGACCCGACCAAGGGTGTGTCCTGGCCGGCCAGACACTAGGGCCAGTCTGCCTGACCTTACTCGGCCAAAAGCCTGCCTTGGCCGGCCAAACACTAGGGCCAATCAGCCCCGCCTGACCCAGGCAGGGTCCTGTCCTGGCTTAGTTATCATCTAAAAGCTTAGTTTTAAGAAACCACCTCTATTTGTCGTCGAGTTTTTGCCACATCAAGTGGACATGTGGCAGCAGCTGCGACAGTTCCTGCAACGAAGCCAGCAGTAAAATTTGCCCCAAGGATAGCGGCTGCTGTTGCTTCATCACCCACAAGGCCAAGAAGTTTTTTCCTTATCTGTAAAGAAGCTGTATggtcaaaaataaaataaatcaaataagcAATACATTTTATTCATTGAATATAGAAATCCTACTGGCTCAAGGGTTAACCAGCAAATTCCAGAGTAAGGAACATCGCGAGAAAGTTGAGCTCCAAGGCCAGTCCACCAATAACGGTATCTATGTACTGTTAGAAAAACATAATCAAAACCACAATAattgtaacaaaaattataACAGATATAATCATGTGCAACAGTAACAGCATACTAACTCCTTTGTAAAAGACATGTTAGAAAAATCTACCATAAAACGTATTAACTCAGAATGAAATGAGAGAAAGATGCCAGAAGAACACTTACAACTTTGAAGTCTCTCTGTACCCCTGATTGGGTTGATGGCTCCAATCAATGTCTTAAAAACCCCTGGAGGCTTCCCACTTCCAGTTGCTTTAAATGCTTAAACATAGAGATATAAACTCAAAACACTTTAGAGGTGCTATTAAGAATCTGTAGCAAAATCATGCAATGAATCCACATTTTAGGATTTCAAATAAACTACCTGCATGCGTGTCCTTGCAAGCTCTACAGGATAACACGAAACACAAGCCAATGAACGTGCAACTGATCCAGCAACTAATGGAACATAAGGTGTTAAGTTTGGAGCATTCTGAGTAGTAAACTCCTCCATGAAGTTGCGAAAGATGTCATAACAAGGCATATATATCCCAACCTGTTGGACAACGAAAATATAAGGCCATTAGCATGTAACTATGTGTTGGACAAAACAGATTGTAGGCAAAGTATGAAGCAGAAAACGGATTTCCAAAAGGAAAGGGAGCTTACAGTTGGCACAGCCAATGCTAAACTTGCAGTTGTGCCTCTCCATAATCTTATAAACCCTTCCTGCATAAATTCACTCCTGTGAACCCTCTTATAGTAAGTTATTTTCATGGAAAGTACCAGATAAATACAAATAACTTCAATTCAAAAACGAATCCATTTCAGTGTTTGCTACATAGCTTTTATCATACCTTTTTGGCGATGATATTatcagttatatcaaacaattaaggcaaatttaattgaattgaattgaaattatAAGATTGGAGGTAGTAACTAACCTGACGCACAACTTTGTGAAGGACATCTAGCGTGCCTTTATAGCGGTTACAGCCGGAATGACATGGCGGCGGCGCGGCAGCAGAGGTTGAAGGAGATTGACAAACGGCGTTTGGTTGAAGACAGATGTAGTGGTAGGGATAGGGAACCCCGGCAGCCTGTGCTTGCAGCCTTGTCTTGGCAACATCGAGGGGATTAACGATGATGGCGGAGATGACAGCAGCACCGGCGGCGGAGAAGGCCCTCTCTCCAATACTCAATTCCGCATCGGAAGAAGATGATGACGAGGGTGACATCGGCGAAACGTTTCTTTCAAAATCAACAACATCGGTTTCTAATTGTTCTTAGCGAAAGCGCGATATTCGATTGAGGGCGGGCGCCTAATTAAGTCCTAACATTTGGTCACGCACCTACATATTCGATTTCCTGCCTCACGTTCAGAATATACGAGAAACTTTGTTATATTCTACCTCTTGaaatttaggatttttttatttaaattaaataaatatagtatttACGAAAATAAACAGATAATTACGAAAATATATTTTGGGATACATCTCATATACTGAAAGGGTAATTACACTATAAGCGTATCACGGATGTTATGATCCTGTGTTATAATAGGGTTACGGCGAGTCACATCATGAGTGCATtcgtaatatatatatatgcagaTATCAAATACTAAACATCTGAAATAGGCATGTTTTATAGAAAGAGGCTCAGTATCTAAGATAAATACAATTTTCGTGTATAGGAACTCAGCATTTGGGATAAACCCGAATAGAAAGTATATAATGGAGTTAAATTGAAAGTTAAAATATATTATGagcaattaattaattttaaattatttttaatttgaaatttaaaataaattagaattaCGGTCATTTATAGAATCAAAACAAAAACTCCATCTCTCAATACGCCGTTACCTCCATTCTCTCTATTTTTTCGAGAATCTTGTTGGTGCAGCACGTCACGATCACCTCCTGCCGTCCGAATCTATTCTCCATATTTAGTACTCAATTCCTCTCCCTCGCACCCTAATCCCTCTCTGTCAAACCCTCAACGTCGTGTCGCCTTACTCATAACAATCCGACCGCCACAGCCACCGCCATTAACGCAGGAGAGGACGCGAAGGGCAGCAACATGCCGTCACGCTACCACGCCATCGCTTCATCTTTACCCAACCCTTATCTCTCTTCTTTGTTTTCTCAACCCAGATCACCCCAACCATCACCCCCAGCCAACCAACCCCGTCAAACCGTCCACAACCACCACAGGCGACCACCGTCTCCCACCTTCTCTctgttct includes:
- the LOC130935185 gene encoding mitochondrial carrier protein MTM1 isoform X1 — its product is MSPSSSSSSDAELSIGERAFSAAGAAVISAIIVNPLDVAKTRLQAQAAGVPYPYHYICLQPNAVCQSPSTSAAAPPPCHSGCNRYKGTLDVLHKVVRQEGFIRLWRGTTASLALAVPTVGIYMPCYDIFRNFMEEFTTQNAPNLTPYVPLVAGSVARSLACVSCYPVELARTRMQAFKATGSGKPPGVFKTLIGAINPIRGTERLQSYYVFLTVHRYRYWWTGLGAQLSRDVPYSGICWLTLEPIRKKLLGLVGDEATAAAILGANFTAGFVAGTVAAAATCPLDVAKTRRQIEKDRERALKMTTRTTLIEIWRDGGLRGLFTGVGPRVGRAGPSVGIVVSFYEVVKHALHRRQKTSS
- the LOC130935185 gene encoding mitochondrial carrier protein MTM1 isoform X3; translation: MSPSSSSSSDAELSIGERAFSAAGAAVISAIIVNPLDVAKTRLQAQAAGVPYPYHYICLQPNAVCQSPSTSAAAPPPCHSGCNRYKGTLDVLHKVVRQEGFIRLWRGTTASLALAVPTVGIYMPCYDIFRNFMEEFTTQNAPNLTPYVPLVAGSVARSLACVSCYPVELARTRMQAFKATGSGKPPGVFKTLIGAINPIRGTERLQSSSLQIRKKLLGLVGDEATAAAILGANFTAGFVAGTVAAAATCPLDVAKTRRQIEKDRERALKMTTRTTLIEIWRDGGLRGLFTGVGPRVGRAGPSVGIVVSFYEVVKHALHRRQKTSS
- the LOC130935185 gene encoding mitochondrial carrier protein MTM1 isoform X2 produces the protein MSPSSSSSSDAELSIGERAFSAAGAAVISAIIVNPLDVAKTRLQAQAAGVPYPYHYICLQPNAVCQSPSTSAAAPPPCHSGCNRYKGTLDVLHKVVRQEGFIRLWRGTTASLALAVPTVGIYMPCYDIFRNFMEEFTTQNAPNLTPYVPLVAGSVARSLACVSCYPVELARTRMQAFKATGSGKPPGVFKTLIGAINPIRGTERLQSLHRYRYWWTGLGAQLSRDVPYSGICWLTLEPIRKKLLGLVGDEATAAAILGANFTAGFVAGTVAAAATCPLDVAKTRRQIEKDRERALKMTTRTTLIEIWRDGGLRGLFTGVGPRVGRAGPSVGIVVSFYEVVKHALHRRQKTSS
- the LOC130935184 gene encoding tubulin gamma-1 chain, producing the protein MPREIITLQVGQCGNQIGMEFWKQLCLEHGISKDGILEDFATQGGDRKDVFFYQADDQHYIPRALLIDLEPRVINGIQNSDYRNLYNHENIFVSDHGGGAGNNWASGYHQGKNVEEDIMDMIDREADGSDSLEGFVLCHSIAGGTGSGMGSYLLETLNDRYSKKLVQTYSVFPNQMETSDVVVQPYNSLLTLKRLKLNADCVVVLDNTALNRIAVERLHLSNPTFAQTNSLVSTVMSASTTTLRYPGYMNNDLVGLLASLIPTPRCHFLMTGYTPLTVERQANVIRKTTVLDVMRRLLQAKNIMVSSYARTKDASQAKYISILNIIQGEVDPTQVHESLQRIRERKLVNFIEWGPASIQVALSRKSPYIQTAHRVSGLMLANHTSIRHLFSRCLSQYEKLRKKQAFLDNYRKFPMFADNDLSEFDESRDEVEALVDEYKACESPDYVKWGMEDMNNMLTAEGSAT
- the LOC130935188 gene encoding arabinogalactan protein 22-like — protein: MTFLIALASSWSGVLALYTLLAIFQPAIIEAQSLSPAPAPAPTRDGTSIDQGIAYVLMLVALVLTYLIHPLNTSFYNL